In one window of Oncorhynchus kisutch isolate 150728-3 linkage group LG16, Okis_V2, whole genome shotgun sequence DNA:
- the LOC116353949 gene encoding mucin-17-like isoform X1: protein MGVKNPDRLKTNINASVRNMVAATSALQEIKPSQPSTVTNESATNNEQSSAVKEGKISSTTSTAGTSTSSEASTTTSEANTSVEVSTATSAGLTSATVEATFSTSGVTMTPESTKDTMETTTAMSSSVTETSTSTSPETSPSQPSTITSEPATTNELTSAVTERQISSTTVGLSSTQGTESTTAEPTDSTTAAGTTLEDHTTTLEMSTIPAETTTIVTQQPSDSPETVTSPSPTITSGHTTVPSDVTSESLPSTAGNSTSSETSTTTSEANTSVEVSTATSAGLTSATVEATFSTSGVTVTPESTKDTMETTTAMSSSVTETSTSTSPETSPSQPSTITSEPATTNELTSAVTDWQISSTTIGLSSTQGSESTTAEQTDSTTAAGTTLEYHTTTLEMSTIPAETTTIVTQQPSDSPETVTSPSPTITSGHKTVPSDVTSESLTSTAGTSTSSEASTTTSEANTSAEVSTATSAGLTSATVEATFSTSGVTVTPESTKDTMETTTAMSSSVTETSTSTSPETSPSQPSTITSEPATTNELTSAVTDWQISSTTIGLSSTQGSESTTAEQTDSTTAAGTTLEYHTTTLEMSTIPAETMTIVTQEPSASPDTVTSPSPTITSGHKTVPSEVTSESLTSTAGTSTSSEASTTTSEANTSAEVSTATSAGLSSATVEATFSTSGVTVTPESTKDTMETTTAMSSSVTETSTSTSPETIPSQPSTITSEPATTNELTSAVTDWQISSTTIGLSSTQGSESTTAEQTDSTTAAGTTLEYHTTTLEMSTIPAKTTTIVTQEPSASSETVTSPSPTITSGHTTVPSDVTSESLTSTAGTSTSSEASTTTSEANTSAEVSTATSAGLTSATVEATFSKSGVTVTPESNKDTMETTTAMSSSVTETSTSTSPETSPSQPSTITSEPATTNELTSAVTDWQISSTTIGLSSTQGSESTTAEQTDSTTAAGTTLEYHTTTLEMSTIPAETMTIVTQEPSASPDTVTSPSPTITSGHTTVPSDVTSESLTSTAGTSTSSEASTTTSEANTSAEVSTATSAGLTSATVEATFSTSGVTVTPESNKDTMETTTAMSSSVTETSTSTSSETRPSQPSTITSEPATTNELTSAVTDRQISSTTVGLSSTQGTESTTAEQTDSTTAAGTTLEDHTTTLEITTIPAETMTIVTQEPSASSETVISPSPTITSGHTTVPSEVTNESLTSTAGTSTSSEASTTTSEANTSAEKSTATSAGLTSATVKATFSTSAVTMTPESTKDTMETTTAMSSSVTETSTSTSSETRPSQPSTITSEPATTNELTSAVTDWQISSTTIGLSSTQGSESTTAEQTDSTTAAGTTLEYHTTTLEMSTIPAKTTTIVTQEPSASSETVTSPSPTITSGHTTVPSDVTSESLTSTAGTSTSSEASTTTSEANTSAEVSTATSAGLTSATVEATFSKSGVTVTPESNKDTMETTTAMSSSVTETSTSTSPETSPSQPSTITSEPATTNELTSAVTDWQISSTTIGLSSTQGSESTTAEQTDSTTAAGTTLEYHTTTLEMSTIPAETMTIVTQEPSASPDTVTSPSPTITSGHTTVPSDVTSESLTSTAGTSTSSEASTTTSEANTSAEVSTATSAGLTSATVEATFSTSGVTVTPESNKDTMETTTAMSSSVTETSTSTSSETRPSQPSTITSEPATTNELTSAVTDRQISSTTVGLSSTQGTESTTAEQTDSTTAAGTTLEDHTTTLEITTIPAETMTIVTQEPSASSETVISPSPTITSGHTTVPSEVTNESLTSTAGTSTSSEASTTTSEANTSAEKSTATSAGLTSATVKATFSTSAVTMTPESTKDTMETTTAMSSSVTETSTSTSSETRPSQPSTITSEPATTNELTSAVTDWQISSTTIGLSSTQGSESTTAEQTDSTTAAGTTLEYHTTTLEMSTIPAKTTTIVTQEPSASSETVTSPSPTITSGHTTVPSDVTSESLTSTAGTSTSSEASTTTSEANTSAEVSTATSAGLTSATVEATFSTSGVTVTPESNKDTMETTTAMSSSVTETSTSTSSETRPSQPSTITSEPATTNELTSAVTDRQISSTTVGLSSTQGTESTTAEPTDSTTAAGTTLDDHTTTLEMSTIPAETTTIVTQEPSASPDTVTSPSPTITSGHTTVPSDVTSESLSSTAGTSTSSEVSTTTSEASTSAEASTWTTAGLTSATVEATFSTSRVTMTPDSTKDTMETTTAMSSSVTESSTSTSSETRPSQPSTITSEPATTNELTSAVTDRQISSTTVGLSSTQGTESTTAEQTDSTTAAGTTLEDHTTTLEITTIPAETMTIVTQEPSASSETVISPSPTITSGHTTVPSEVTNESLTSTAGTSTSSEASTTTSEANTSAEKSTATSAGLTSATVKATFSTSAVTMTPESTKDTMETTTAMSSSVTETSTSTSSETRPSQPSTITSEPATTNELTSAVTDWQISSTTIGLSSTQGSESTTAEQTDSTTAAGTTLEYHTTTLEMSTIPAKTTTIVTQEPSASSETVTSPSPTITSGHTTVPSDVTSESLTSTAGTSTSSEASTTTSEANTSAEVSTATSAGLTSATVEATFSTSGVTVTPESNKDTMETTTAMSSSVTETSTSTSSETRPSQPSTITSEPATTNELTSAVTDRQISSTTVGLSSTQGTESTTAEPTDSTTAAGTTLDDHTTTLEMSTIPAETTTIVTQEPSASPDTVTSPSPTITSGHTTVPSDVTSESLSSTAGTSTSSEVSTTTSEASTSAEASTWTTAGLTSATVEATFSTSGVTMTPESTKDTMETTTAMSSSVTESSTSTLPETSPSQPSTITSEPATTNELTSAVTDGQISSTTVGLSSTQGSESTTAEPTDSTSAAGTTLEDHTTTLEITTIPAETTTIVTQEPSASSETVTSPSPTITSGHTTVPSDITSESLSSTAGTSTSSEVSTTTSEASTSAEASTWTTAGLTSATVEATFSTSRVTMTPDSTKDTMETTTAMSSSVTESSTSTLPETSPSQPSTITSEPATTNELTSAVTDGQISSTTVGLSSTQGSESTTAEPTDFTSAAGTTLEDHTTTLEITTIPAETTTIVTQEPSASSETVTSPSPTITSGHTTVPSDITSESLSSTAGTSTSSEVSTTTSEASTSAEASTWTTAGLTSATVEATFSTSRVTMTPDSTKDTMETTTAMSSSVTESSTSTLPETSPSQPSKITSEPATTNELTSVVTDGQISSTTVGLSSTQGSESTTAEPTDSTSAAGTTLEDHTTTLEMSTIPAETTTIFTQEPSASSETVTSPSPTITSGHTTVPSEVTSESVTSTAGTSTSSEASTTTSEANTSVEVSTATSAGLTSATVEATFSTSRVTMTPESTKDTMETTTAMSSSVTESSTSTLPETSPSQPSTITSEPATTNELTSAVTDGQISSTTVGLSSTQGSESTTAEPTDSTSAAGTTLEDHTTTLEITTIPAETTTIVTQEPSASSETVTSPSPTITSGHTTVPSDITSESLSSTAGTSTSSEVSTTTSEASTSAEASTWTTAGLTSATVEATFSTSGVTMTPESTKDTMETTTAMSSSVTEIFNQYLAGIKSLTTFYDYQ, encoded by the exons ATGGGGGTGAAAAACCCAGACAGACTCAAAACAAATATAAATGCATCTGTGAGGAATATGGTGGCAGCAACAAGTGCCTTGCAGGAAATAAAACCCTCACAACCTTCTACGGTTACAAATGAGTCTGCCACTAATAATGAACAATCTTCAGCAGTCAAGGAAGGGAAAATATCTTCCACTACTAGcactgctggtacctcaacatcaagtgAGGCATCAACAACAACTTCTGAAGCAAACACATCTGTTGAAGTATCGACAGCGACCTCAGCTGGTTTAACAAGTGCAACTGTGGAAGCTACGTTTTCAACATCGGGAGTGACCATGACACCCGAATCAACcaaagacacaatggaaacaactacagctaTGTCCTCAAGTGTAACAGAAACTTCAACCAGTACCTCGCCGGAAACAAGTCCCTCACAACCTTCTACGATTACCAGTGAGCCTGCCACTACAAATGAACTAACTTCAGCAGTCACGGAAAGGCAAATATCTTCCACTACCGTTGGACTCTCATCTACCCAGGGAACTGAAAGTACAACTGCAGAGCCAACTGACTCCACAACTGCAGCGGGAACGACCCTTGaagatcacacaacaacgttagaaaTGTCAACAATTCCAGCTGAAACAACTACCATTGTTACACAACAACCATCAGATAGCCCAGAGACTGTGACAAGCCCATCGCCCACAATCACTTCTGGTCACACAACAGTGCCCTCTGACGTTACAAGTGAGTCTCTACCTAGCACTGCTGGTAACTCAACATCAAGTGAgacatcaacaacaacttctgAAGCAAACACATCTGTTGAAGTATCGACAGCGACCTCAGCTGGTTTAACAAGTGCAACTGTGGAAGCTACGTTTTCAACATCGGGAGTGACCGTGACACCAGAATCAACcaaagacacaatggaaacaactacagctaTGTCCTCAAGTGTAACAGAAACTTCAACCAGTACCTCTCCGGAAACAAGTCCCTCACAGCCTTCTACGATTACCAGTGAGCCTGCCACTACAAATGAACTAACTTCAGCAGTCACGGACTGGCAAATATCTTCCACTACAATTGGACTCTCATCTACCCAGGGATCTGAAAGTACAACTGCAGAGCAAACTGACTCCACAACTGCAGCGGGAACGACCCTTGAatatcacacaacaacgttagaaaTGTCAACAATTCCAGCTGAAACAACTACCATTGTTACACAACAACCATCAGATAGCCCAGAGACTGTGACAAGCCCATCGCCCACAATCACTTCTGGTCACAAAACAGTGCCCTCTGACGTTACAAGTGAGTCTCTAACTAGcactgctggtacctcaacatcaagtgAGGCATCAACAACAACTTCTGAAGCAAACACATCTGCTGAAGTATCGACAGCGACCTCAGCTGGTTTAACAAGTGCAACTGTGGAAGCTACGTTTTCAACATCGGGAGTGACCGTGACACCAGAATCAACcaaagacacaatggaaacaactacagctaTGTCCTCAAGTGTAACAGAAACTTCAACCAGTACCTCTCCGGAAACAAGTCCCTCACAGCCTTCTACAATTACCAGTGAGCCTGCCACTACAAATGAACTAACTTCAGCAGTCACGGACTGGCAAATATCTTCCACTACAATTGGACTCTCATCTACCCAGGGATCTGAAAGTACAACTGCAGAGCAAACTGACTCCACAACTGCAGCGGGAACGACCCTTGAatatcacacaacaacgttagaaaTGTCAACAATTCCAGCTGAAACAATGACCATTGTTACACAAGAACCATCAGCTAGCCCAGACACTGTGACAAGCCCATCTCCCACAATCACTTCTGGTCACAAAACAGTGCCCTCTGAAGTTACAAGTGAGTCTCTAACTAGcactgctggtacctcaacatcaagtgAGGCATCAACAACAACTTCTGAAGCAAACACATCTGCTGAAGTATCGACAGCGACCTCAGCTGGTTTATCAAGTGCAACTGTGGAAGCTACGTTTTCAACATCGGGAGTGACCGTGACACCAGAATCAACcaaagacacaatggaaacaactacagctaTGTCCTCAAGTGTAACAGAAACTTCAACCAGTACCTCTCCGGAAACAATTCCCTCACAGCCTTCTACGATTACCAGTGAGCCTGCCACTACAAATGAACTAACTTCAGCAGTCACGGACTGGCAAATATCTTCCACTACAATTGGACTCTCATCTACCCAGGGATCTGAAAGTACAACTGCAGAGCAAACTGACTCCACAACTGCAGCGGGAACGACCCTTGAatatcacacaacaacgttagaaaTGTCAACAATTCCAGCTAAAACAACGACCATTGTTACACAAGAACCGTCAGCTAGCTCAGAGACTGTGACAAGCCCATCTCCCACAATCACTTCTGGTCACACAACAGTGCCCTCTGACGTTACAAGTGAGTCTCTAACTAGcactgctggtacctcaacatcaagtgAGGCATCAACAACAACTTCTGAAGCAAACACATCTGCTGAAGTATCGACAGCGACCTCAGCTGGTTTAACAAGTGCAACTGTGGAAGCTACGTTTTCAAAATCGGGAGTGACCGTGACACCAGAATCAAAcaaagacacaatggaaacaactacagctaTGTCCTCAAGTGTAACAGAAACTTCAACCAGTACCTCTCCGGAAACAAGTCCCTCACAGCCTTCTACGATTACCAGTGAGCCTGCCACTACAAATGAACTAACTTCAGCAGTCACGGACTGGCAAATATCTTCCACTACAATTGGACTCTCATCTACCCAGGGATCTGAAAGTACAACTGCAGAGCAAACTGACTCCACAACTGCAGCGGGAACGACCCTTGAatatcacacaacaacgttagaaaTGTCAACAATTCCAGCTGAAACAATGACCATTGTTACACAAGAACCATCAGCTAGCCCAGACACTGTGACAAGCCCATCTCCCACAATCACTTCTGGTCACACAACAGTGCCCTCTGACGTTACAAGTGAGTCTCTAACTAGcactgctggtacctcaacatcaagtgAGGCATCAACAACAACTTCTGAAGCAAACACATCTGCTGAAGTATCGACAGCGACCTCAGCTGGTTTAACAAGTGCAACTGTGGAAGCTACGTTTTCAACATCGGGAGTGACCGTGACACCAGAATCAAAcaaagacacaatggaaacaactacagctaTGTCCTCAAGTGTAACAGAAACTTCAACCAGTACCTCGTCGGAAACAAGGCCCTCACAACCTTCTACGATTACCAGTGAGCCTGCCACTACAAATGAACTAACTTCAGCAGTCACGGACAGGCAAATATCTTCCACTACCGTTGGACTCTCATCTACCCAGGGAACTGAAAGTACAACTGCAGAGCAAACTGACTCCACAACTGCAGCGGGAACGACCCTTGaagatcacacaacaacgttagaaaTAACAACAATTCCAGCTGAAACAATGACCATTGTTACACAAGAACCATCAGCTAGCTCAGAGACTGTGATAAGCCCATCTCCCACAATCACTTCTGGTCACACAACAGTGCCCTCTGAAGTTACAAATGAGTCTCTAACTAGcactgctggtacctcaacatcaagtgAGGCATCAACAACAACTTCTGAGGCAAACACATCTGCTGAAAAATCGACAGCGACCTCAGCTGGTTTAACAAGTGCAACTGTGAAAGCTACGTTTTCAACATCGGCAGTGACCATGACACCAGAATCAACcaaagacacaatggaaacaactacagctaTGTCCTCAAGTGTAACAGAAACTTCAACCAGTACCTCGTCGGAAACAAGGCCCTCACAACCTTCTACGATTACCAGTGAGCCTGCCACTACAAATGAACTAACTTCAGCAGTCACGGACTGGCAAATATCTTCCACTACAATTGGACTCTCATCTACCCAGGGATCTGAAAGTACAACTGCAGAGCAAACTGACTCCACTACTGCAGCGGGAACGACCCTTGAatatcacacaacaacgttagaaaTGTCAACAATTCCAGCTAAAACAACGACCATTGTTACACAAGAACCATCAGCTAGCTCAGAGACTGTGACAAGCCCATCTCCCACAATCACTTCTGGTCACACAACAGTGCCCTCTGACGTTACAAGTGAGTCTCTAACTAGcactgctggtacctcaacatcaagtgAGGCATCAACAACAACTTCTGAAGCAAACACATCTGCTGAAGTATCGACAGCGACCTCAGCTGGTTTAACAAGTGCAACTGTGGAAGCTACGTTTTCAAAATCGGGAGTGACCGTGACACCAGAATCAAAcaaagacacaatggaaacaactacagctaTGTCCTCAAGTGTAACAGAAACTTCAACCAGTACCTCTCCGGAAACAAGTCCCTCACAGCCTTCTACGATTACCAGTGAGCCTGCCACTACAAATGAACTAACTTCAGCAGTCACGGACTGGCAAATATCTTCCACTACAATTGGACTCTCATCTACCCAGGGATCTGAAAGTACAACTGCAGAGCAAACTGACTCCACAACTGCAGCGGGAACGACCCTTGAatatcacacaacaacgttagaaaTGTCAACAATTCCAGCTGAAACAATGACCATTGTTACACAAGAACCATCAGCTAGCCCAGACACTGTGACAAGCCCATCTCCCACAATCACTTCTGGTCACACAACAGTGCCCTCTGACGTTACAAGTGAGTCTCTAACTAGcactgctggtacctcaacatcaagtgAGGCATCAACAACAACTTCTGAAGCAAACACATCTGCTGAAGTATCGACAGCGACCTCAGCTGGTTTAACAAGTGCAACTGTGGAAGCTACGTTTTCAACATCGGGAGTGACCGTGACACCAGAATCAAAcaaagacacaatggaaacaactacagctaTGTCCTCAAGTGTAACAGAAACTTCAACCAGTACCTCGTCGGAAACAAGGCCCTCACAACCTTCTACGATTACCAGTGAGCCTGCCACTACAAATGAACTAACTTCAGCAGTCACGGACAGGCAAATATCTTCCACTACCGTTGGACTCTCATCTACCCAGGGAACTGAAAGTACAACTGCAGAGCAAACTGACTCCACAACTGCAGCGGGAACGACCCTTGaagatcacacaacaacgttagaaaTAACAACAATTCCAGCTGAAACAATGACCATTGTTACACAAGAACCATCAGCTAGCTCAGAGACTGTGATAAGCCCATCTCCCACAATCACTTCTGGTCACACAACAGTGCCCTCTGAAGTTACAAATGAGTCTCTAACTAGcactgctggtacctcaacatcaagtgAGGCATCAACAACAACTTCTGAGGCAAACACATCTGCTGAAAAATCGACAGCGACCTCAGCTGGTTTAACAAGTGCAACTGTGAAAGCTACGTTTTCAACATCGGCAGTGACCATGACACCAGAATCAACcaaagacacaatggaaacaactacagctaTGTCCTCAAGTGTAACAGAAACTTCAACCAGTACCTCGTCGGAAACAAGGCCCTCACAACCTTCTACGATTACCAGTGAGCCTGCCACTACAAATGAACTAACTTCAGCAGTCACGGACTGGCAAATATCTTCCACTACAATTGGACTCTCATCTACCCAGGGATCTGAAAGTACAACTGCAGAGCAAACTGACTCCACTACTGCAGCGGGAACGACCCTTGAatatcacacaacaacgttagaaaTGTCAACAATTCCAGCTAAAACAACGACCATTGTTACACAAGAACCATCAGCTAGCTCAGAGACTGTGACAAGCCCATCTCCCACAATCACTTCTGGTCACACAACAGTGCCCTCTGACGTTACAAGTGAGTCTCTAACTAGcactgctggtacctcaacatcaagtgAGGCATCAACAACAACTTCTGAAGCAAACACATCTGCTGAAGTATCGACAGCGACCTCAGCTGGTTTAACAAGTGCAACTGTGGAAGCTACGTTTTCAACATCGGGAGTGACCGTGACACCAGAATCAAAcaaagacacaatggaaacaactacagctaTGTCCTCAAGTGTAACAGAAACTTCAACCAGTACCTCGTCGGAAACAAGGCCCTCACAACCTTCTACGATTACCAGTGAGCCTGCCACTACAAATGAACTAACTTCAGCAGTCACGGACAGGCAAATATCTTCCACTACCGTTGGACTCTCATCTACCCAGGGAACTGAAAGTACAACTGCAGAGCCAACTGACTCCACAACTGCAGCGGGAACGACCCTTGACGATCACACAACAACTTTAGAAATGTCAACAATTCCTGCTGAAACAACGACCATTGTTACACAAGAACCATCAGCTAGCCCAGACACTGTGACAAGCCCATCTCCCACAATCACTTCTGGTCACACAACAGTGCCCTCTGATGTTACAAGTGAGTCTCTATCTAGcactgctggtacctcaacatcaagtgAGGTATCAACAACAACTTCTGAAGCAAGCACATCTGCTGAAGCGTCAACATGGACGACAGCTGGTTTAACAAGTGCAACTGTGGAAGCTACGTTTTCAACATCGAGAGTGACCATGACACCCGACTCAACcaaagacacaatggaaacaactacagctaTGTCCTCAAGTGTAACAGAATCTTCAACCAGTACCTCGTCGGAAACAAGGCCCTCACAACCTTCTACGATTACCAGTGAGCCTGCCACTACAAATGAACTAACTTCAGCAGTCACGGACAGGCAAATATCTTCCACTACCGTTGGACTCTCATCTACCCAGGGAACTGAAAGTACAACTGCAGAGCAAACTGACTCCACAACTGCAGCGGGAACGACCCTTGaagatcacacaacaacgttagaaaTAACAACAATTCCAGCTGAAACAATGACCATTGTTACACAAGAACCATCAGCTAGCTCAGAGACTGTGATAAGCCCATCTCCCACAATCACTTCTGGTCACACAACAGTGCCCTCTGAAGTTACAAATGAGTCTCTAACTAGcactgctggtacctcaacatcaagtgAGGCATCAACAACAACTTCTGAGGCAAACACATCTGCTGAAAAATCGACAGCGACCTCAGCTGGTTTAACAAGTGCAACTGTGAAAGCTACGTTTTCAACATCGGCAGTGACCATGACACCAGAATCAACcaaagacacaatggaaacaactacagctaTGTCCTCAAGTGTAACAGAAACTTCAACCAGTACCTCGTCGGAAACAAGGCCCTCACAACCTTCTACGATTACCAGTGAGCCTGCCACTACAAATGAACTAACTTCAGCAGTCACGGACTGGCAAATATCTTCCACTACAATTGGACTCTCATCTACCCAGGGATCTGAAAGTACAACTGCAGAGCAAACTGACTCCACTACTGCAGCGGGAACGACCCTTGAatatcacacaacaacgttagaaaTGTCAACAATTCCAGCTAAAACAACGACCATTGTTACACAAGAACCATCAGCTAGCTCAGAGACTGTGACAAGCCCATCTCCCACAATCACTTCTGGTCACACAACAGTGCCCTCTGACGTTACAAGTGAGTCTCTAACTAGcactgctggtacctcaacatcaagtgAGGCATCAACAACAACTTCTGAAGCAAACACATCTGCTGAAGTATCGACAGCGACCTCAGCTGGTTTAACAAGTGCAACTGTGGAAGCTACGTTTTCAACATCGGGAGTGACCGTGACACCAGAATCAAAcaaagacacaatggaaacaactacagctaTGTCCTCAAGTGTAACAGAAACTTCAACCAGTACCTCGTCGGAAACAAGGCCCTCACAACCTTCTACGATTACCAGTGAGCCTGCCACTACAAATGAACTAACTTCAGCAGTCACGGACAGGCAAATATCTTCCACTACCGTTGGACTCTCATCTACCCAGGGAACTGAAAGTACAACTGCAGAGCCAACTGACTCCACAACTGCAGCGGGAACGACCCTTGACGATCACACAACAACTTTAGAAATGTCAACAATTCCTGCTGAAACAACGACCATTGTTACACAAGAACCATCAGCTAGCCCAGACACTGTGACAAGCCCATCTCCCACAATCACTTCTGGTCACACAACAGTGCCCTCTGATGTTACAAGTGAGTCTCTATCTAGcactgctggtacctcaacatcaagtgAGGTATCAACAACAACTTCTGAAGCAAGCACATCTGCTGAAGCGTCAACATGGACGACAGCTG GTTTAACAAGTGCAACTGTGGAAGCTACGTTTTCAACATCGGGAGTGACCATGACACCCGAATCAACcaaagacacaatggaaacaactacagctaTGTCCTCAAGTGTAACAGAATCTTCAACCAGTACCTTGCCGGAAACAAGTCCCTCACAACCTTCTACGATTACCAGTGAGCCTGCCACTACAAATGAACTAACTTCAGCAGTCACAGACGGGCAAATATCTTCCACTACCGTTGGACTCTCATCTACCCAGGGATCTGAAAGTACAACTGCAGAGCCAACTGACTCCACTTCTGCAGCGGGAACGACCCTTGaagatcacacaacaacgttagaaaTAACAACAATTCCAGCTGAAACAACGACCATTGTTACACAAGAACCATCAGCTAGCTCAGAGACTGTGACAAGCCCATCTCCCACAATCACTTCTGGTCACACAACAGTGCCCTCTGACATTACAAGTGAGTCTCTATCTAGcactgctggtacctcaacatcaagtgAGGTATCAACAACAACTTCTGAAGCAAGCACATCTGCTGAAGCGTCAACATGGACGACAGCTGGTTTAACAAGTGCAACTGTGGAAGCTACGTTTTCAACATCGAGAGTGACCATGACACCCGACTCAACcaaagacacaatggaaacaactacagctaTGTCCTCAAGTGTAACAGAATCTTCAACCAGTACCTTGCCGGAAACAAGTCCCTCACAACCTTCTACGATTACCAGTGAGCCTGCCACTACAAATGAACTAACTTCAGCAGTCACAGACGGGCAAATATCTTCCACTACCGTTGGACTCTCATCTACCCAGGGATCTGAAAGTACAACTGCAGAGCCAACTGACTTCACTTCTGCAGCGGGAACGACCCTTGaagatcacacaacaacgttagaaaTAACAACAATTCCAGCTGAAACAACGACCATTGTTACACAAGAACCATCAGCTAGCTCAGAGACTGTGACAAGCCCATCTCCCACAATCACTTCTGGTCACACAACAGTGCCCTCTGACATTACAAGTGAGTCTCTATCTAGcactgctggtacctcaacatcaagtgAGGTATCAACAACAACTTCTGAAGCAAGCACATCTGCTGAAGCGTCAACATGGACGACAGCTGGTTTAACAAGTGCAACTGTGGAAGCTACGTTTTCAACATCGAGAGTGACCATGACACCCGACTCAACcaaagacacaatggaaacaactacagctaTGTCCTCAAGTGTAACAGAATCTTCAACCAGTACCTTGCCGGAAACAAGTCCCTCACAACCTTCTAAGATTACCAGTGAGCCTGCCACTACAAATGAACTAACTTCAGTAGTCACAGACGGGCAAATATCTTCCACTACCGTTGGACTCTCATCTACCCAGGGATCTGAAAGTACAACTGCAGAGCCAACTGACTCCACTTCTGCAGCGGGAACGACCCTTGAAGATCACACTACAACGTTAGAAATGTCAACAATTCCAGCTGAAACAACGACCATTTTTACACAAGAACCATCAGCTAGCTCAGAGACTGTGACAAGCCCATCTCCCACAATCACCTCTGGTCACACAACAGTGCCCTCTGAAGTTACAAGTGAGTCTGTAACTAGcactgctggtacctcaacatcaagtgAGGCATCAACAACAACTTCTGAAGCAAACACATCTGTTGAAGTATCGACAGCGACCTCAGCTGGTTTAACAAGTGCAACTGTGGAAGCTACGTTTTCAACATCGAGAGTGACCATGACACCCGAATCAACcaaagacacaatggaaacaactacagctaTGTCCTCAAGTGTAACAGAATCTTCAACCAGTACCTTGCCGGAAACAAGTCCCTCACAACCTTCTACGATTACCAGTGAGCCTGCCACTACAAATGAACTAACTTCAGCAGTCACAGACGGGCAAATATCTTCCACTACCGTTGGACTCTCATCTACCCAGGGATCTGAAAGTACAACTGCAGAGCCAACTGACTCCACTTCTGCAGCGGGAACGACCCTTGaagatcacacaacaacgttagaaaTAACAACAATTCCAGCTGAAACAACGACCATTGTTACACAAGAACCATCAGCTAGCTCAGAGACTGTGACAAGCCCATCTCCCACAATCACTTCTGGTCACACAACAGTGCCCTCTGACATTACAAGTGAGTCTCTATCTAGcactgctggtacctcaacatcaagtgAGGTATCAACAACAACTTCTGAAGCAAGCACATCTGCTGAAGCGTCAACATGGACGACAGCTG GTTTAACAAGTGCAACTGTGGAAGCTACGTTTTCAACATCGGGAGTGACCATGACACCCGAATCAACcaaagacacaatggaaacaactacagctaTGTCCTCAAGTGTAACAGAAATCTTCAACCAGTACCTCGCCGGAATCAAGTCCCTCACAACCTTCTACGATTACCAGTGA